A genome region from Leptospira stimsonii includes the following:
- a CDS encoding HigA family addiction module antitoxin: protein MAKIINPHPGEILGDILEEMEISAYRLAKETGVPSPNIYDIISGKRGISAEVSARFGRFFEQTDSFWLNLQNEYDLRNIEHDREKELKEIRTYKQVV, encoded by the coding sequence ATGGCAAAAATTATAAACCCCCATCCTGGGGAAATATTGGGTGACATTTTAGAAGAAATGGAAATTTCAGCTTACCGTTTGGCTAAGGAGACAGGCGTCCCTTCTCCAAACATTTACGATATTATATCAGGGAAGCGAGGAATTTCTGCGGAAGTTTCGGCAAGGTTTGGAAGGTTCTTTGAACAGACTGATTCATTTTGGTTGAATCTTCAAAATGAATACGATTTACGGAATATTGAACATGATCGGGAAAAAGAACTGAAAGAAATAAGAACCTACAAGCAAGTCGTATGA